The Fusobacterium perfoetens sequence TTGTTGAGTAAATGTACTAGCCCCTTGTCTTCTACTTTGATATTTTATATTTACAACTATAGCTCTTAAAATACCGATTGGGTCAATACCATAGTGACTGTAAAATCTTCTATCTTCGATAGAGATAAAAGCATCTTTAGCACATTGTGGCACTTCATCAAACTTAGCTGGTATTCTTGATTCTTTGTATAAAACATCTATAACCTTTCCATTGATGTCATACACTTTTGTAGGAAGTGATGGAGAGTAAGATTCTATCAAAGTTTCAATATCTGGCAGTTGTTTTTTATAGTGGTTAATCACTAAGAATACACTTAAAATCCCACTAAAAAATAGAAATACAAAAGCTAATAAAATAATTTTAAAAATTTTTTTCATATGACTTCTCCATATTATTTAACAGTTCTTTGTCTTAATTGTCCGCAAGCTCCGTCTATATCAGTTCCTTTTTCTCCTCTGATGATAACATTAACTTTTCTATCATTTTTTAGATAGTTGTAGAATTTTTCGATTTTCTTGTCACTAGGTCTTTCAAAATCATTTTCAACAACTGGGTTATAAGGGATTAAGTTCAAAGCGTGGTCAAATTCGTGAACAAAATCTGCTAAAGTCTCAGCATCACTTTGAGAAACATTAAAGTCTTTTATTAAGATATACTCAAAAGTTATTCTTCTATTTGAAGTTTTTTGATATTCTTGTAATACTGTAAATAGGTCTTCTAAAGGATATTTTTTATTGATTGGCATAAGTTCATCTCTTTTTTCGTTAAATACAGCGTGTAGAGATATAGCTAACTCAACTTGCATTTTTTCCTCTAAAAGTCTTTCTATTCCTGTGATAACTCCAGAAGTTGAAACAGTTATTTTTCTTCTTGAAATATTTAAACCTTTTTCGTCAGAAAGGATTTTTATAGCTTTTATTAAGTTATCAATATTTAAGAAAGGCTCTCCCATTCCCATAAATACAAGATTGTTTACAGATTGTTCTTTATTTCTAAGTCTTCTTTCTATTGTGTAAACTTGGTTTAAAATCTCGTGTACTGTTAGGTTTCTCTCATAACCAGATGCCCCAGTTGCACAGAATTTACATTTTACAGGGCAACCAACTTGAGTAGACACACATACAGTATTTCTATCTTTATGTTTTAATAAAACTGTTTCGATTGTATTTCCATCTTCTAGTTTAAATAAAAACTTTTCAGTTCCGTCTATTTTAGATATTTGATGATTTACTATGTTTAGTAAAGGTATATATGCTTTTTCACTTAAAGTTTCTCTATCTTTTAGAGAGATATTTGTCATATCGTGTATATTTCTTGCAAGTTTTGAATGTAGCCAGTTATATATTTGTTTTCCATAGAATTTTTTCATTCCTAAAGATAATATATAATCTGTCATCTCAGTTTCATTGAGATTTAAAAGTGCCATTTTTGTATTTTCCATTATTCCTCCGTTATTTTATCATTCTTTTAAAAAATTTATAAATCATTAAAATAAATATAATTGACTATCTATTTTATCAGTTTTTTTATAAAATGACAAGCAAATATTATATAATAGTGTTTAATATTTTTATTATCTCATCTTTTGTCAAAGTTCCCTTGATATTTCCTTGTTTTGGACTTCCTCCACCTTTTAAGTTTGGATATTCTTGACTTAATTTTTTTATAATCTCTCCACAATTTAGAGTATTACTTGAAAGCATAATAGAATCCTCTGTTATACCTATAAAAGTTTCCTCTCTTTTAGCAAAAGATTTTCTTACTTCGTTGATTATAGTTTTATTTTCCTCACAGATTATGATTCGTTTATCATTTATTGTAATTGGATTTTCTAAGATCTCATTCAAGAAATATTTAGCATATTTTTGAGTTAGATTTGAATAATCTCTTTTTAAATTTTCATGCTCTCCCATATATCTTTCAACCATATCTATGATTTCATTATCTCTACAGCTAAATTTATGATTTAACTCCCTTATAATTTTATCTTTTTTATTATAGTCAACCAAAGCTCTATCTCCAGCTAAAAGATAGCATCTTGTATATTTTCCTTTGATTCTTTCTGAGAAAACCAATTTTAAAAGACGGATATCCTTTATATTTTTTACATGGAAACCTGCACAAGCACAATTGTCATACTCTGGTATCTCTACTATTCTTACAAGTCCCTCTTTTATCTTATCACTTAATGGTTTTCTAAGATTTATCTCTTTTGCCTCTGGGATAGTTACATTTTTTTCTAAGACTTCAATACCTAATTTTATAACCTCGTTTGTCTTAGCAAGTAACTCCTCTAAAGTCTCAGAAGATATTTTATCGCTATCTAAATCAACTGTTGTGAAATCCTCAGCCATTCTGAATCCAACATTGTTTAAATTAAAATATTTTTTAGCAATCCCTGATAAAAGATGTTCTGCAGTGTGTTGTACAGCTATATCCTCTCTTCTTTTAAAATCTATTGTATAATCATATTCCTCTAGATTAAGCTCTCTATCTATTACTATTTCCTCAGCTAAAACCTCTAAAACTGTAGCTTCTCCTATTGCTCCTCTATCTCCTAACTGTCCGCCCTTACCGTCAGTATAAAATTTTATAGGATTTTCATCTAAATATTCTACAGTTATATTATAATTTTCTTTTTCTTTTCTACAATTAGTAACTTTTAATCTCATTTTTCCCTCCCTGCTAAAAAAACGCTATGATATATTATACAACACTTTAGAGTAATTTTAAAGGCTAATTTTTTCAAAAACCTATTGACAACCTTGTGAAAATATTGTATTATATTACTTGTTATAAGAAAGCCTGGATGGTGGAATTGGTAGACGCGGCGGACTCAAAATCCGCTGGTAGCAATACCTTGCGGGTTCGAGTCCCGCTCTAGGCACCATTTTTAGAAAATTATCTCCTAATATAGGAGATTTTTTTATTTTTTGGATATATCCTTTCTAATTTTTTAAAAATCAGAGGAAATATCGTACTAATGAAGAAAAATAGATAAAATCAATAGGAAACTTTAAAAAGCATTTTTAAATTATGTGATATAACGCTTTCAAAAATAAATCAAAAAGGAGAATCTGCATAATGTAAATTCTCCCAATTTTTAATTAATTTTTTGTACCTATATAGTTGAAAGTTACTAATTTTCAATTATATATTTAATGTTTTTTATTATTCAAAAGCTTTTTCTCTTACTTTTTCCACTTCTTCAGGATATTTTACCATCTCTTCACCAAGTCTTCTATTTCCTGTCTTAGTTACTAAGAAATCTCCCTCATATCTCATTCCACCAAAGCCTATGTATTTTTCAAGCTCATCATAATTTATATATTCTACAAATTTTTCTTCAATTTTCCATTGTTTGATTAGTTCTGGTATAAAATATATTCCCGGCTCAACAGTAAAGATAAAATCTTCCTCTAACTCTCTTCCAAGTCTTAAAGATGCTAAACCGAATTGTTCACTTTTAAATTGTCCATTATAACCAACTATAACTTCTCCGATATTTTCCATATCGTGAACATCTAACCCCATCATATGTCCTAGACCATG is a genomic window containing:
- a CDS encoding alanyl-tRNA editing protein codes for the protein MRLKVTNCRKEKENYNITVEYLDENPIKFYTDGKGGQLGDRGAIGEATVLEVLAEEIVIDRELNLEEYDYTIDFKRREDIAVQHTAEHLLSGIAKKYFNLNNVGFRMAEDFTTVDLDSDKISSETLEELLAKTNEVIKLGIEVLEKNVTIPEAKEINLRKPLSDKIKEGLVRIVEIPEYDNCACAGFHVKNIKDIRLLKLVFSERIKGKYTRCYLLAGDRALVDYNKKDKIIRELNHKFSCRDNEIIDMVERYMGEHENLKRDYSNLTQKYAKYFLNEILENPITINDKRIIICEENKTIINEVRKSFAKREETFIGITEDSIMLSSNTLNCGEIIKKLSQEYPNLKGGGSPKQGNIKGTLTKDEIIKILNTII
- the rlmN gene encoding 23S rRNA (adenine(2503)-C(2))-methyltransferase RlmN — its product is MENTKMALLNLNETEMTDYILSLGMKKFYGKQIYNWLHSKLARNIHDMTNISLKDRETLSEKAYIPLLNIVNHQISKIDGTEKFLFKLEDGNTIETVLLKHKDRNTVCVSTQVGCPVKCKFCATGASGYERNLTVHEILNQVYTIERRLRNKEQSVNNLVFMGMGEPFLNIDNLIKAIKILSDEKGLNISRRKITVSTSGVITGIERLLEEKMQVELAISLHAVFNEKRDELMPINKKYPLEDLFTVLQEYQKTSNRRITFEYILIKDFNVSQSDAETLADFVHEFDHALNLIPYNPVVENDFERPSDKKIEKFYNYLKNDRKVNVIIRGEKGTDIDGACGQLRQRTVK